The segment CTCCGTCATCACGTCGATGATCCGGTTCGCGAAGTTCTCCTTTTCATCCGCCCAATCTGCGTCCTTCAGCGAGTAAGGAGCGTACTGGCAGAAGATACTCATGACGTGCTTGCCGTCGGGCGTCAAGCTGTCGTCGACCGCAGACTGGATCGTGCATTCGAGCATCGGGTTCTGCGAATACCAGCCGTACTTGCAGTCGTCGAACGCGCGCTCAAGGTACTCCACTGTCGGTGAGATATGGATCGTGCCTTTGTGCTGCGGCCCGACGGTTTTTCCAGGCGCGGCTATGAAATCCGGAAGCTCGGAAAGGGCCAAGTTCATCTTGGCCGTGCCCGACTTGTAGTCGATGTTCTTGACTGCCGCCAGAAAATCCTCAGGCAGTTGGTCCGCTGACATCAGCCTTACGAACGTCATGTGCAGATCGACGGTAGAAACCACGCAACGCGCCCGGTAGTCCTCTCCGCTGTCCAAGACGACGCCGACTGCCGCTCCGTTTTCGGTGATGATCCGAGCAACAGGCGATCCGGTCTTGATCTCGACACCAAGCGAACGGCACGCTGCGGCGATCGAATCGCTCAGCCCGCCCATGCCTCCGCGCACGTAAGCCCAGACGCCTCGAACCCCGTCCGTCTCTCCCATAACGTGGTGCAGCAGCACATACGCAGTGCCGGGGGAGTACGGCCCGGCCATCGCGCCGATCACGCCGTCGGTGACCAGCGTAGACTTCAGCGCTTCTGACTCGAACCACCTGTCAAGGAAGTCGGCCGCTGAGAGCGTGAAAACGTCTGCGGTGTCTTGCAGAAATCCCGGGCCGAGCTTCTTCGCTTTCATTCCCATTTTGGCTAGGCTGAGAACATCGCCGGGCTTGCCGGACATTGCGGACGGTGGAGGCTGATCCCAGGTCGGCTCGACGAAGCTGACGATCCGGTCGAGCATCGCTTCGTACTTTGGATACGCCTCGGCGTCCTTGGTAGAGAACTTGGCGATCTCCTTTTGGTTCTCCTGCATGTCCGCGCCGAGCATCAGATGGCTGCCATCCGGGAACGGTGAAAAGCTGGCTGGCTGGCGCGGTATGAACTCCAGGCCGAAGGACTTCAGTTCGAGGTCCCTGATGATCTTCGGTCGGAACAGGGAGTTTACGTACGACGCGCGCGAGCACTTGTAGCCGGGGAAAATCTCCTCGGTGACCGCAGCCCCGCCGACGATGTCACGACGTTCCAAGACGATGACCTTCTTGCCGGCTTTGGCCAGGTATGCCGCACACACGAGGCCGTTGTGGCCAGCGCCAATGATAATCGCATCGTAAGTCACGTAGTGGTCACCAGTCTCAGATTGTGACACCGCAACGTCGTAGTGTGCGTCGACGAGCGGAGTGGGCCGTTCTTTCGCGCAGAAGAGCGCCAGAGCGTATTGGGCGCAGCTTGTGAGAGTGCCAAAATCGAAGAAAAGGACAGTCCGCGCAGAGAATAGTCCCGCCGTATGACGGGCGTCATATGGGCGGCTTTCGGAGGCTCGCAGAATGAGAGTGAAGATGGAGTCTGCACATGCAAAGCCTGAAACTGTATTGCAGGGCGAGGCAGAATTGGCCGACCAACTCTGAATACGGTTTCCACCGGCTAACGAAATGTGTGCGATCCATGGCACGGCTCAATTAGCTGGAAATGAGCCACTATTCGACTCCATTTGACGACAACGCAGTTCGATAGCGACCAGCGGTCGCACAGGGCTCAAACAGCCGATGAATTGGAATGTGGCGCAGGGTGCGCCGGACAGGACACCAGTCCATGATGTGCGACTCAAGGAAGTCCCATCATGAACGTTGAAGTAGAAACCTCGAAGAGAATCACCGACGTACAGGAGGAGGCTTCTGCCTGGGATGCGCTGCTCGACAAATCCCAGGCGGGTGAGCGCCTTACCCCGCTCAAAGTCCTCCAAGGGCAGCCAGTCGGGCGGCGAACCGCGCTGAAGCGTTTCGCGAGCACAGTTTTCGGCGTGCTCGCCGCACCGCTCGTGCTGGGTGAGGCGGAAGATGACGCGCTGGCCACGGTCTCGCTAGACTCGATGCCGGCCTTGCCTGATCCAACCCTCGGCGAAGACATCTTGATCCGCATGATGCGCGAGCTTCGAACGGCCTTGAAAAAGCCAGTCGAAGAGCGCCGCTGGGTCATGGTGATCGACCTGCAAAAATGCATCGGATGCCATTCGTGCACCATCGCGTGCGTGGTCGAGAACAAACTTCCGCCCGGGGTTGTGTACCGGCCGGTCATTGAAGAGGAGATCGGCACTTACCCGAACGTTGGTCGGCGATTCCTTCCGCGTCCCTGTATGCAGTGCGACGAACCGCCCTGCGTGCCCGTCTGCCCGGTCGGAGCGACCTGGAAGGCTGTGGACGGCGTGGTCCACATCGACTACAACAAGTGCATCGGATGCCGTTACTGCATCACCGCTTGTCCGTACGGCGCTCGCACGTTTGACTTTGGCGAGCACTACACGGACGACACCCCCTTTATCGCAGAGCATGAGAAAATGCCTTCCTATGAGTACGGAAAGAACTGGACTCGGGAAGACGATAAGTCGCCAGTCGGCAACGTCCGAAAGTGCCACTTCTGCCTGCATCGCGTAAGAGAGGGCAAGCTGCCGATGTGCGTATCGAGCTGCATCGGTCGGGCGACGTACTTCGGTGACGCCAACGATGAGGAGAGCCTCGTGGCCGAGCTGATCAGCAAGCCCAACGTCATGCGCTTGAAGGAGGAGTTAGGCACGAAGCCTCGCGTCTACTATCTCACATAGGAGTCAGAGAATGTCAACGATCACGAATACCTTATCCCTTCAAACAAAGAAGGCGGCAATTTGGCCAAAGATCATGTGGCTCGTGCTGTTCATCATCGGATCGATCGCGGTTGTCCAGCGGTTCACCCAAGGCCATTTGCTGACGAACTACGGCAGCTATGTTCCCTGGGGGCTTTGGGTCTCGGCGTACATGTGGCTTGTAGGACTGTCCGCTGGCGCTTTCCTGTTCTCTAGCCTGCATTACGTCTTCGGTGTCGAGAGACTTGAAAGAGTCAGCAAGTTTGCACTTCTCACGGCGTTGGTGACTCTGATCTGTGCGCTTGTCGCAATCCTGTTCGACCTCGGACAGATGTGGCGGTTTTATCGGATATTCACAAGTCCGAACTTCAGTTCGATGATGACCTGGATGGTATGGCTGTACACGGCTTATGCGATCCTGTTGGTATCAGAACTGTACTTGGTCTTGAAGAAGCCGAATGAGAAACGGAAGATCCGGATAATCGCCTCTGTAGGTTTGCCGTTGGCCGTCGCATTCAGCGGCGGTGCCGGCGCGCTGTTCTCAACTGTTGCAGCGCGCCCGACTTGGCACAGCCCGATGATGCCGATCCTCTTCTTGACCGGCGCGCTGGTCTCGGGCGGCGGACTCCTGCTGCTCATCGTCGGCCTTTACGGAAAGATCGAGGCTGAGACCCGCCGCAAGATCGCCATGTACATTGCGAAGCTCGTGGCCGGCTTCCTCATCTTCGATCTTCTGCTCGAATGGGCGGAGTTCTCGATCCCCATGTGGTACGGCGTAGGGCACGAGTTCGAAGCGCTGCGAATGGTGCTGTTCGGACAGTTCTGGTGGGTGTTCTGGGTGGTTCATCTTCTCATCGGAAGCCTGATTCCGCTCTACATCTTGCTTCGCAGCAAGAGCACCAAAGCACTTGCGTTCGCCGGCTCGCTGATCGCAGTGACCTTCATGGCAGTGCGCCTCAACATCGTGATTCCGGCGTTCATGACTCCGGAGCTGGAGGGGCTCCAGAACTCGTTCACGGGCGACCGCCTTCAGTTCGCATACGTCCCAAGCCTGCACGAGTGGCAGGTACTCCTGTTCATCGTCTGTGCGGGGTTCGCGATGTTCTACGTCGGCAGCAGAGTGCTCGGCAACAACGCGGGCGACGGGCAGGCGAGCGACCTAATCTATGAGGAGAAATAAGAAAACCCAGGTGAGTGAAAACGTCATGTCAAAGAAGAAAGCAGAAACTCCGAAACTGTCGCGACGCGACCTCCTCACGTCGACGGTGCTATTGGGCAGCGGTGCGCTTGTCGCAGGCTGCGATAGGGCTAGAATCATGGGATGGGGAGGCGAGGTCGGCGACTACGATCTCAACAACCCCGAGAACATCATCAACACGGTCTGCCTACAGTGCAACACGGGATGCGGCATCAAGGTCAAGTTCCACGACGGCGTGGCCTCGAAGATCGACGGCAACCCGTTGGCGCCTCAGTGCCTCTACCCGCACCTGCCGGCGAACACCTCTCCGTGGGACATGGCAGGCATCGACGGCGCCATCTGTCCGAAGGGGCAGGCCGGCCTGCAGTCCGTCTACGACCCATATCGGATCCGCAAGGTCCTCAAGCGCGCCGGCAAACGCGGCGAGAACAAGTGGGAGAGCATCGAGTTCGACCAGGCAGTCACCGAGATCGTCAGGGGCGGAAAACTGTTCAGCAAAGTCCCCGGCGAGGAGAACCGCCACGTCGAGGGCCTGGACGAGATCATGGCCCTGAAGGATCCAGTCGTCGCCAAGTCGCTCGCCTCGGACATCACCGCTCTGACAAGGAAGATCAGGAATCTTCGGAAGGCGAACGGAGTCGATGCGGACGTCACGCCGCTCGTCGAGGAGTTCAAGGCCAAGCACCGGGATCACCTCGACGTCCTGATCGACCCTGACCATCCTGACCTCGGTCCCAAGAACAACCAGTTGGTGTTCAACTGGGGTCGCTTGAAGCACGGAAGGTCCGACTTCATCAAGCGGTTCGTCAACGATTCGTTCGGCTCCACGAACACGCACGGCCACACGACCGTCTGCCAGGGAAGCCTGTACTTCACAGGCCAGGCGATGATCCAGCAGTTCGGCTATGACAAAGCGTTCCAGAAGGCCGACTGGATCGGGACGAAGCACCTGTACTGGCAGGCGGACACTGGCAACTGCGAGTTCATCCTGTTCATCGGCGCGTCCCCGTTCGAGGGGAATTACGGGCCTCCGGGCCGCACGCCGCGCATCGTGAACAACATCAAGAGCGGAAAGATGAAGATCGCGGTTGCAGACCCGCGGTTCTCGAAAACTGCGGCGAAGGCGTGGAAGTGGCTGCCGATCAAGCCTGGCCACGAGTGCGCGTTCACGCACGCTATGATGAGATGGATCATCGAGAACAAACGGTACGACGCGAAGTACCTTTCGTGCGCGAACAAAGCCGCTGCGGACGAATCGGGCGAGCCCACTTGGTGCAACGCCTCCTGGCTCGTCAAGATCGGCGCAGACGGCAAGCCCGGGGCATTGCTGCGAGGCCACGAAATCGGTCTGGGAGCGCCGGAGCGGCGGACCGAGGGCGACGTGGAGTACGACTATCCATCGTTCGTCGTCCTGCAGAGCGGGACGCCGAAGGCGTTCGACACGAACGACAAGACGAACCCTGTGTACGGCGACGTCCTAGGGACGAAGACGTTCACCGGCACAGACGGCAGGACCTTCACGGTGAAGACCGCCTGCCAAGTCCTGCTCGAGTCCACACAGGAGCACACGATCGAAGAATGGGCCGACATCTGCGGCCTGAAGGCCGATGACATCGTCGACGTCGCGCGCGAGCTTACGAGCCACGGCAAGAAGGCGTGCGTCGACAGCCACCGCGGCGTCAGCCAGCACACGAACGGGTACTACAACGTCCTGTCCGCTTTCTCGATCAGCCTGCTCGTAGGCAACTACGATTGGAAGGGCGGCTTCATCAAGAAGCACTCTTGGAACGAGGACGGCACCAAGTACGGCGGGCAGCCGTTCCAGTGGAAGTCCACGCACGACGGCAAGATGAAGAAGATGGGGATCTCCATCATCCGGCACTTGGTCAGGTACGAGGACACGACGCTTTTTGAGGGGTATCCCGCGAAGCGTCCGTTCTACCCGTTGGCGACCGACATCTACCAGGAGATCATCCCGAGCATGGGCGACGGATACCCGTATCCGTGCAAGTGCCTGATCACCTACATGGGCTCGCCCGTATACGCGCTGCCGGCCGGTGACAAACTGATCCCGATCCTGACCGACACGAAGAAGATTCCGCTGTACATCGCCAACGACATAGTGGTCGGCGAGACTTCGATGTACGCCGACTACATCTTCCCCGACCTGTCCTACCTGGAGCGGTGGGAGTTTCAAGGGAGCCACCCGTCGTTCGCGAACAAGATCGCTCCGGTGCGCCAGCCGGCGGTCTCCCCGATTCCTGAGGAGGTCACCGTCTTCGGAGAGAGGCAGCCGATCTCGCTCGAGTCGATGCTGATGGCGTTCGCTGAGAAGCTGGGCAGCTCAGGCTTCGGTCCCGATGCGCTCGGTCCTGGAATGGACCTGACTAGGCAAGAGCACCTGTATCTCAAGATAGTCGCAAACATCGCGGCTGGCGAGAAGGAGGGCCAGATGCTCCCGGACGCGAGCAAGGAGGAGATGGCGCTGTTCGAGAAGGCCCGAAGGCACCTCCCGCCAAGCGTGTACGACGTAAACGTCTGGAAGGCGGCTGTCGGCGAAAAGGTGTGGCCGAAGGTCGTGTACGTCCTCAACCGGGGCGGACGATGGGAGGACTTCGAAGACGGCTACGAAGGAGAATGGGTCGCCCACAGGCACGGGAAGTTCCTGAACTTCTACGCAGAGAACACAGCGAGCGTAAAGAACTCGATGTCTGGAAAGAACTTCAGCGGCGTGGCGATTTACGAACAGCCCATGCAAGACTCGGCAGGGAACCTCATCGTCGAGGATCCCAAATACAACATGAAGCTCCTGACGTACCGCGAGATCACGGCTACGAAGTCGCGCACCTCCGGGAACTACTGGCTGTCAGCGATTCTGCCCGAGAACTCGCTGCTGATCAACGCAAAGGACGCGGGCAAACTCGGAATCTCGGACGGCGACTTGGTCAAAGTGACGTCTCCGTCCAACCCCGAGGGGTTCTGGGACCTGGCCAACGGACAAGTAGTGCCGTTGCACATCAAAGCGAAGGTCATGCAGGGAATGCGACCGGGTAACGTCTCCTTCGCGCTGGGGTTCGGCCACTGGGCGTACGGAGCGGCAGATATAGAGATCGACGGACAGACTGTGAAGGGCGACGCTCGGAGATCCCGCGGCTGCCACCTGAACGCAGCGAACCGCGTCGATCCGATCCTCAAGAACGTCTCTCTCACCGATCACATCGGCGCGAGCGTCGCGTTCTACGACTCGATGGTAAAAGTAGCGAGGGTTTAACTTCCCTTAACGAACAGAAGGTATCAAACCATGAAGATGAAACTACGGAAGATGATCGTGATCGCTGTCGGACTCGGCGCAGCATCTGCTGCACTCTCCCAGAGCGGATCTGACCCAGGCAAGATCTCTGGCACGGTGTTCGGAGACATCTACTACGTCGGAGGGCACCACGACAACTCGATAGAAGGAATGAACGGCTTCTGGTTCCGCAGGATCTACCTGACGTACGACCGAACGATCGATGAGAACCTTATGCTGCGGCTCAGATTCGAGGCGGCGAGTCCGGGAGACTTTAGCTCGAGCAGCAAGATGACGCCGTTCTTCAAAGACGCCTACCTGAAGTTCACCGAGAACGACATGACCTACTACCTCGGTCTCCACGTGACGCCGACTTGGTCGACGCTGGAGAACGCGTTCGGGTATCGGCCGATCGAGAAGACTCCGCTCGACCTGTTCAAGCTGGGGTCCTCGCGGGACCAGGGCGTATCAGTGCAAGGCAAACTGGGCAGCGCCACGAAGTACACGCTCATGATTGGCAACGGCAGCGGCACAGGCGGCGAGACGGACGCTGGCAAGACGATCTATCTCTCGCTGGATCACAAGGTGTCCGACAGCGTGTCGGTCATGGTGTACAGAGACTTCTGGGACAAGCCTGGGCACACGGACCGGGAAACGACACAGGTATTTCTTGCGTATAAGAAAGGCGGCTTTCGAGCCGGCCTGCTGTGGGCGGACCAGCGGAGGCAGGTAAGCGGCGGAGGAAACTTCACGGTAAGCCTCTGGTCCCTGTACGCAGACGTTAGAGTCTCGGACAGGTCGAAACTCTTCGTCCGCGTCGACAAGCTCAATGCGCCTGTGCCGGGCGCCGAGAATATCTCGTACCTGTCGCTTTCGCCGGACGCGATACCGACGCTCTACATAGTCGGTCTGGACATGGAGGTGAGAGAGAACGTCCGGTTCATTCCGAACATCGAGTTCGTGACGTACGACGGGTCAGGCGTCGCTGACAACGTGTTCGTCCGCATGACGTTTTCCGTCAAGTTCTAAGGACGCAGAACGCCGGAAGGGTGCTCGCCATCTTGCCTGCATTTGCGTGAAGGAGGCGGCGACCAAATGGCCAGGTTCACTTGAACCTCAAAGGGAATCTGGCGAAGAGAGAGGGAGTCCTCCACCCGATTGAAGGTGCGTCTTGGTAAAAACCGGGTAGTAACGGGGCACTAATCCTTAGTACAGGAGTAGTTCGTGTCGTGCAAAACATCGTGAAGGAACAGTCGGCATATGTATACGGTACGCACGACAACATGCACTTTTCCGATCCATCTAGGCCCGAGCCGCGCTTGGACAGGTATCCTAGCTGAGGAACGTGTTCGGGAGATGGCGGTGTTGAACCGCGACACGGAGAGGTGAAATCCAAATGAACGGGATTCTAGGTAAATCAGTCGTCAAGTCCATTGCGCTTCTTGTCGGCATGTGTGCAACGGTGTCGCCCGCGTGGGCGCACGTGACCCTGCAGGCTCCGAACGGGGGCGAAGTGCTGGGAGTGGGTTGCACAGTCGAGATCCGCTGGCGAATCGACATCCAGCACAACCAGTTGAATTGGGACCTCTGGTATTCCACAACCGGTTCCGGAGGCCCTTGGATTGCGATCGCTATGGATCTGCCGCCCGGAAGCTTCGCTGTCGGCAGTATTCACACCTACGATTGGACCGTGCCCGATGACGCCTCGAATCAAGTGAGGGTTCGGGTCCGCATGGATAACTCTGGTACGGACTATTACGACATCAGCAACGGCGATCTCTCGATCGTGCCGCCCACGCGTCCTGACAGCTTCTGGCTTTTCCGCGGGATTCTGACTGGCGGCGGGCTGAACGAACTGCTTGCGAGCGACGACAGCTGGATGACGGTTCGACCGGGGATCACGCTGGGGCAGACTGAGCCCTCAGTGCAGCTAATCGTCATCGGTACTGCTCCGACGGAAAACCCCACCGAGCTTCGGTTCAGAGTGGAGGCCCACGCCGACATCAACAACATCGGTCAATGGATCGAACTGTTTAACTACATCACGAATTCGTACGATCTTGTCGACTTCATGATCGCGACGACGGTAGATTCGATCGTCGAGGTCACCATCACAAACGATCCATGGCGGTACGTACAGGCGGGCACGAAGGAGATGACAGCCAAGGTCAGCTACCTGGAAGCCGGCATAATACTCTCATACCCGTGGCTGGTCAGCATCGATCAGACGGTGTGGATCATCTGCGACTAAAGTCAGATTGGCACGATCGAAGGTTCTCAAAATTCGTGACTCGTTTGCGATCAGGGTAGCGCCACGACCTCGTACGCCGACGATCTGCGGAGGCTGTTCTCCATACCGGTGGGAAGGGATTCCCGGTACTCGCTCGCGATGCAATTTGCCGGCTTGACCACGCACGACGATGAACTGGCAGCAACGCGTCATCTATCCCGTTCATTCGAAGCGAAGGACAGCCGTCGGCGATCTTGCCGCAACGACACGCTCGCAAAACGTGTTGTGGTAGCCTAGTATCGTGTTCAGTTGGCACAGACCGGCAAAAGCTCTGGTGGCCGCGCTCGCGCTCCTTGCGCTAGCGGCCCCAAGCGCGTTCGCCATGTTCTGTGCCTTGGATTCCAGCGTTGTTCATTCTCACTCCAAGGCAGGGCACGATCCCGAGAGCCACCACCACGGTAGCCACGATGGGTCGAACAGCTCCGAGAGTCACGATGGACATCACGGCGACCAGGACGAAGATTCCGCCAACTGCTGTCAACAGCTGTTCTGGTCCGGCACCGAACTAGTAGTCGCCGGGGCAGTCGCTTTCCGCTTACCGACTTCTACCGATCTTCCGGTTATCCTTCTAGCGGGCCCGGCTATCGAGGTCCGGCTTACCCCGACAACGGAGCCTGGAATCTTCAGTCAGGACTCTGGACCACCGTATCGGCGACCGCCGTGTTCGTTTTTTGGTCGCGCCCCTCCTGTGCACGTTGCGTAACCGCCTGCCCGCCATAACTGGCGAGCGGGGTTCGTCGTTGACGCAAGTCCCTTACTTTTAAGCACAGATAATCATAAATGTTGAACATCATCGCCTCTTTGGCGGTCGCGATCAGTCAGGCGCAGGCCGTCAAGCCTCCGCTCGCCGCCGGGGTTGTTTCCGACGAAGCGAGCCACGGCGTTGAGTCACAAGACTCGAATTATCAGCTCGCCTTCACGCTGGAGGACGCCATTGCGTTCGGAGTTGCTCACAGTCCTGTGCTTGCCGCAGCCCGAGCACGCGTCGCCGCAGGGCGTGGTCGTCTACTAAGCGCTCGCTCGCTCCTGCCGCTTGAATTCGATCCTGGTATATCGATCGGTGGCGAAGAAGCAGTCGCGGTCGTCACGCAAGTGTTTGAAATCAGTGGCCGCCGTTCAGCACGGACCGCCGTCGCTCAGCACGAGCTGAAGATCGACCAGAGACAGTACGATGCGGCCGAGCGGGATCTCGTGAGAGACATCAAGTCGGCTTACGCCGACCTTGTCCAGACCCAAAGCGGGGTACTAGTCGCAATCGACGTCGCCGATGTGATTGGACGGCTCCGCGACAGCGTTGAAAAGCAGGTCGAAGTCGGCGAAATTCCGGCCCAAGAGCTAGTCAAAGCTAACATCGAATTCTCGCGGGCAGAGCTAGAGACATTGCGGGCGCGGAGCGTGCGCGACAGGGCCAGTCAAGTCTTCAACGTAACCATCGGAAGGGCAGTGGAGCTTCCAACGACAGCTGCTGAACCGACGACTTTCGCTCGCCTCGTCGCCGAACTCGACGAACTGATAGCAGAAGCCCAGCGGTCGCGTCCGGAAATCGCAGCAGCCCAGTCAGCCGTAAGCGCTGCCAAGGCAAACGTCGGATTGGAGAGATCGGACTACCGGCCGGATCTTGAGCTGAGCCTGCTCCAGAACACCGACGTGAGGAGTCGAGACTTCTACAATCCACGATCGACCGGGCTCAGCTTGTCGCTTGTATTTCCGATCTTTGACACAGGGCGCATCCGAGGCAGAGTCCGCGAGGCAGAGTCCCATGTGAAGGAAATGGAGTACGTCTTGATCGACACACGATTCCGCGTGTCACTGGACGTGGCCGACGCTTTCACCCGCGTTCGAATGACCGAGACTCTCGTTTCCCGCTATGTGGACGCGATTCTGCCGAGTGCGCAAGATCTTCTTGCCAAAGCGGAGTTCGGCTACGCCCGCGGTGGATCGACCTTGCTCGAATTCTTGGAAGCACAGCGCACGTACAGATCGACGCAGCTCGAGTACTTGGTCGCGCTCGCAGACAACGCCAAGGCACGCGCCGACCTCGACCGAGCGGTCGGCCGGGGGCTCGCTCCGGCAACAACAAGTTTCAACCAAGACACGTCCGTGAACGGAGGTCATCAATGAAGAGAACCTTAGTTCTGAGGCTGCCACGGAGGGCAGCTAGACCAGTACCGTTCGCGGAGAAATCCAGGAGCCTATCATGATTAAAAAACTGAAAAAACTGCCGCTTTTGTCGGCAATACTCGCCTTTGCTGCCGTTTTCGCGGTCGTCGCATTCGTCGCCGGCTGCGGCCCGTCTGACTCCGACGAGTCCGGCGATGGCTCAAGTACCGTGGACGCGAGCGACGTCGGAACATCCGGCACAACCGCCGCGGACAACCATGACGATGACGACGAGGATCATCTCGATGACGAGGATGACGACGAACACCACGATGATGAGGATGATGACGGCCATGGCGAGGACGGAGAGTCCGACCTCTCCTCCGCATCCTTCGATGACGTGGTAGCCGTCTGGGCCGAGGTCATGACTTTGAAAACAGAGCTGGACGGCATAATTGCCTCCAAGGAGCTCTTAGACGTCCACAAGGCTGCGTTCGCGATCCGAGACCTCGTCAAAATGCTGCCGGACAAGTCGCACGATCTCTCTGGCGACGCAAAAGCCGACCTAGCCAAAGGCGTCGGATCGGTCGTCAGCCTCGCAGCTGAACTTGACGAAGCCGGAGACGACGAAAAGCAGGACGAGACTGAGGCGCTCAACAAGCGGCTTCAGACCGTCCTTGACGCGATCGCGGAGATCTATCCGGAGGGAGCGCTGAAGTAGGAGGCGGTGAGCAACATGGGCAAATGCATTCGTAAGGTACAGGCAAAGGGCGTTCTGCTCGGCGGGCTCGCGCTGCTCGCGCTGACGCCTTCGTATGCCTTTGCCCAGTCTGCGGGAGCGGAGATCGTCGTTCCTGACGTACAGATCGACATCAAGATTGTTGACACGAGCAAGTTCGACGCCTTGGCAGGAGGCGAAGTACCGCTCGTAGGGGCTGAGGTTCGTCTCGACATCAACAGGGACGGCGAGCTCTTTAGTGGCGGGCCGTTAGAGGAAGCAGAAGTTTCGGGAAGGTACTCCGTTGAGGTGTGGCTCGATGCGAACGGGCCGTACGAGTTTCACTGGTACATCACTCCCGAGGACTCGCCGGGGTTTGATTTCGTGACCCCCGTCATAGTCGCGGGCGTGCCGGAGAGCACTGCGTTTTTGTCGGGCTGGCGACTTTGGGCGGCAGGACTGGTCCTGTTGGCCGCTCTGGCCGCTGCGTTTGCATTCGGCAAGCTCAGCGCACGCGGTAAGCGCGGTATCGCCGCTGGAGCGGGGGCCGTGTTGATCGCGCTGTCCCTCTTGCCGAGTTCCACTAGTGCCCACGCGGGCCATGACGCGGCCGAGAGCGCCCCCGGAACCGTCTACGCCGACCTGAAAGTCGGGTTCGGGGACTTGGGAACGACCAGCATCGAAAAGATGGTCGGCGACTACCGCGTGAGGATCGAGATCAAGGTGCTCTTTCCGACGCCGTTCGATCCAAATCGCCTCACGCTGACCGAAGAGCAGGCCATGGTGCTGGGAATCAAGACCGAAAAGGTCGAGCGCAGCGATCTGAAGTCGGGGCTTGCCGTGACCGGCTCGATACATCCTAACCCGGCAAACGTCGTCACGATCACCAGTCGAGCGGCCGGCAAGCTTCGGTCTGTGCTTGCCAACGTCGGTGACCGAGTGGTGGCCGGCCAAGTTCTCGCACTGGTCGAGTCGTCGGAGATCGCGGACGCCCAGGGGGCTTACGCAGCTGCAACAGCGAACTTGACAGCCGTCGAGTCAGCGCACCGACAGGCAGTAGCCATGGTTGCGGTAGCGGAGCGCCAGTTGTCGCAACAGCAGGAGCTTGCCGCAGCAGGAGTGTTCTCCGAAGCGCCCGTGCAAACGGCGCTCGCACAAAAGGCAGAGGCCGATTCCGAACTAGCTTCTGCAAGAGCGGACCTCGCTTCGCACACTAAGGCGCTGGCTCGGTTGCAGGAGTTGTTCGACGAAGGGATCCGTTCCAAAGCGGAGCTTGAAGCGGCACAGCTTGAAGTCGAACTGGACAAGGCTCGACTAGCGCAAGCCCAATCGCGGGCGGATTTGGCCGATGTTTCATTGAAGCGCCAGCAGGAGCTCGCCAGGACGAACGTTCTGGACCGTAAGGAGCTGATCGCCGTCGAAACCGCGCTGGACATGGCGCGGCTCGACCTCGATCAAGCACAGGCGAACGTCGACAGCGCCCGCGTTGCCGCGACGATTGCGCGCTCTGGCCTTGGTGCCTTCGGCGTCGCCCCCGGTGAT is part of the Armatimonadota bacterium genome and harbors:
- a CDS encoding efflux RND transporter periplasmic adaptor subunit → MGKCIRKVQAKGVLLGGLALLALTPSYAFAQSAGAEIVVPDVQIDIKIVDTSKFDALAGGEVPLVGAEVRLDINRDGELFSGGPLEEAEVSGRYSVEVWLDANGPYEFHWYITPEDSPGFDFVTPVIVAGVPESTAFLSGWRLWAAGLVLLAALAAAFAFGKLSARGKRGIAAGAGAVLIALSLLPSSTSAHAGHDAAESAPGTVYADLKVGFGDLGTTSIEKMVGDYRVRIEIKVLFPTPFDPNRLTLTEEQAMVLGIKTEKVERSDLKSGLAVTGSIHPNPANVVTITSRAAGKLRSVLANVGDRVVAGQVLALVESSEIADAQGAYAAATANLTAVESAHRQAVAMVAVAERQLSQQQELAAAGVFSEAPVQTALAQKAEADSELASARADLASHTKALARLQELFDEGIRSKAELEAAQLEVELDKARLAQAQSRADLADVSLKRQQELARTNVLDRKELIAVETALDMARLDLDQAQANVDSARVAATIARSGLGAFGVAPGDGNLLRLRAPIDGVVTEREANVGETVGTENALFEILNPSVVWVEGDVFEIDLPRVRVDMQAQITTDAVPDRIFEGRVSYIAAIVNPETRAIRVRVAVPNPDGLLRPGMFVRALFVSGVAQAITVPDEAVQKDAGMFVVYVKNGDVYERREVAVGDSAMGRTEIKSGIEPGELVVTSGAYQLKSIGKP